The following proteins are co-located in the Conyzicola lurida genome:
- a CDS encoding dihydroorotase, which yields MTILIQGATLPNGTTTDLLVEGGTITETGSGLSSTGATVVDAAGLTALPGLVDLHTHLREPGFEQSETVLTGSRAAAIGGFTSVFAMANTSPVSDTAGVVEQVASLGAEHGYVTVRPIGAVTVGLAGKALSEIGAMAGSRASVRVFSDDGICVSDPLLMRRALEYVKTFDGVIAQHAQDPRLTEGAQMNEGALSSELGLAGWPAVAEESIIARDVLLAQHVGARLHICHLSTAGSVDVIRWAKARGIDVTAEVTPHHLLLTEQLVRGYDSRFKVNPPLRRDEDVLALREALADGTIDIVATDHAPHPLEAKECAWDEAANGMVGLESALSVVQAAVVDTGYLSFEDVARVLSSKPAEIGRLAGYDTAFAVGSHANFTLYDASASREFGVEHLHGKSINSPYLSRTLPGQVIATIHDGYATVLDGELVDAAEVAAQAGAPRG from the coding sequence ATGACCATCCTTATCCAGGGCGCAACGCTGCCGAACGGAACCACCACCGACCTCCTCGTCGAGGGCGGCACCATCACCGAGACCGGTTCCGGCCTCTCGTCGACGGGCGCCACCGTCGTCGACGCCGCGGGCCTCACCGCTCTGCCCGGCCTCGTCGACCTGCACACCCACCTCCGCGAGCCCGGGTTCGAGCAGAGCGAGACGGTGCTCACCGGCTCCCGCGCCGCCGCCATCGGCGGTTTCACGAGCGTGTTCGCGATGGCGAACACCAGCCCCGTCTCCGACACCGCCGGCGTCGTCGAGCAGGTCGCGTCGCTCGGTGCCGAGCACGGCTACGTGACCGTGCGCCCCATCGGCGCCGTCACCGTCGGCCTCGCCGGAAAAGCCCTCTCCGAGATCGGCGCCATGGCCGGTTCGCGCGCCTCCGTGCGCGTCTTCTCCGACGACGGCATCTGCGTCTCGGACCCGCTGCTCATGCGCCGCGCACTCGAGTACGTGAAGACCTTCGACGGCGTCATCGCCCAGCACGCGCAGGACCCGCGCCTCACCGAGGGCGCCCAGATGAACGAGGGCGCGCTGTCGAGCGAACTCGGACTCGCCGGCTGGCCCGCCGTCGCCGAAGAGTCGATCATCGCCCGCGACGTGCTGCTCGCCCAGCACGTCGGAGCGCGCCTGCACATCTGCCACCTCTCCACCGCCGGCAGCGTCGACGTCATCCGCTGGGCGAAGGCCCGCGGCATCGACGTCACGGCCGAGGTCACCCCCCACCACCTGCTGCTCACCGAGCAGCTCGTGCGCGGCTACGACTCGCGCTTCAAGGTCAACCCGCCGCTGCGCCGCGACGAGGACGTGCTCGCCCTGCGCGAGGCCCTCGCCGACGGGACCATCGACATCGTCGCCACCGACCACGCCCCGCACCCGCTCGAAGCCAAGGAGTGCGCCTGGGACGAGGCCGCCAACGGGATGGTCGGACTCGAGTCGGCGCTGAGCGTCGTGCAGGCGGCGGTCGTCGACACCGGCTACCTGTCTTTCGAGGATGTCGCACGCGTGCTCTCCTCGAAGCCGGCAGAGATCGGACGCCTGGCCGGGTACGACACCGCCTTCGCCGTCGGCAGCCACGCGAACTTCACCCTGTACGACGCCTCGGCGAGCCGCGAGTTCGGCGTCGAGCACCTGCACGGCAAGAGCATCAACTCGCCCTACCTGTCGCGCACGCTGCCGGGCCAGGTCATCGCGACGATCCACGACGGCTACGCGACCGTGCTCGACGGCGAACTCGTCGACGCGGCCGAGGTCGCCGCCCAGGCCGGTGCGCCGCGTGGATAA
- a CDS encoding aspartate carbamoyltransferase catalytic subunit — protein MRHLLSTKDLTRDEAIGILDVAEDMADVAGREIKKLPALRGKTVVNLFFEDSTRTRISFEAAAKRLSADVINFSAKGSSVSKGESLKDTAQTLAAMGADAVVVRHSASGAPSVLAQSGWIDAGIVNAGDGTHEHPTQALLDAFTIRRRLHGAAARGKDLDGVSVTIVGDILHSRVARSNVWLLTTLGARVHLVAPATLVPLGIADWPVTIGYDLDAAIAAKPDVVMMLRIQGERMHAAFFPNAREYARQWGLDDARLEALPAASLVMHPGPMNRGLEISAKAADSAQSTVLEQVANGVSIRMAVLYLLLSGTAEL, from the coding sequence GTGAGGCACCTCCTCTCCACCAAGGACCTGACCCGCGACGAGGCGATCGGGATACTCGACGTCGCCGAAGACATGGCGGATGTCGCCGGACGCGAGATCAAGAAGCTTCCGGCGCTGCGCGGCAAGACCGTCGTCAACCTCTTCTTCGAAGACTCCACGCGCACGCGCATCTCGTTCGAGGCCGCCGCCAAACGCCTGAGCGCCGACGTGATCAACTTCAGCGCCAAGGGCTCGAGCGTCTCCAAGGGCGAGAGCCTGAAAGACACCGCGCAGACCCTCGCCGCGATGGGCGCCGACGCGGTCGTCGTCCGCCACTCCGCCTCGGGCGCACCGAGCGTGCTCGCGCAGAGCGGCTGGATCGACGCCGGCATCGTCAACGCGGGCGACGGCACCCACGAGCACCCCACGCAGGCCCTGCTCGACGCGTTCACGATCCGCCGTCGTCTGCACGGCGCGGCTGCCCGGGGCAAGGACCTCGACGGTGTGAGCGTGACGATCGTCGGCGACATCCTGCACTCTCGTGTTGCCCGCTCGAACGTCTGGCTGCTCACGACGCTCGGTGCCCGGGTGCACCTCGTCGCGCCCGCCACGCTCGTGCCGCTCGGTATCGCCGACTGGCCGGTCACCATCGGCTACGACCTCGACGCCGCCATCGCCGCGAAGCCCGACGTGGTGATGATGCTGCGCATCCAGGGCGAGCGGATGCACGCCGCGTTCTTCCCCAACGCCCGCGAGTACGCGCGGCAGTGGGGGCTCGACGACGCGCGGCTCGAAGCACTGCCGGCGGCTAGTCTGGTTATGCATCCCGGACCGATGAACCGCGGTCTGGAAATCTCTGCGAAGGCCGCCGACTCCGCACAGTCGACGGTGCTGGAGCAGGTTGCCAACGGGGTGTCGATAAGGATGGCGGTCTTGTACCTGCTGCTGTCCGGAACTGCGGAGTTGTGA
- the pyrR gene encoding bifunctional pyr operon transcriptional regulator/uracil phosphoribosyltransferase PyrR encodes MTARLVLQSADITRALTRISHEILESNRGASDLVLLGIPTRGIVLARRIGDILDSIEPGSGTVGFLDVTMYRDDLSKNPTRAPSPTQIPAGGIDGKTVVLVDDVLYSGRTIRAALDALNDIGRPRAVRLAALVDRGHRELPIRADFVGKNLPTATSERINVRLVEVDGIDEITIDDGSDA; translated from the coding sequence ATGACTGCACGCCTCGTGCTGCAATCGGCTGACATCACCCGAGCGTTGACCCGCATCTCCCACGAGATCCTGGAGTCCAATCGCGGAGCCAGCGATCTCGTCCTCCTCGGCATCCCGACGCGCGGCATCGTGCTCGCCCGTCGCATCGGCGACATCCTCGACAGCATCGAGCCGGGCAGCGGCACCGTCGGGTTCCTCGACGTCACCATGTACCGCGACGACCTGTCGAAGAACCCCACCCGCGCGCCGAGCCCCACGCAGATCCCCGCCGGCGGTATCGACGGCAAGACGGTCGTGCTCGTCGACGACGTGCTCTACTCCGGCCGCACCATCCGGGCCGCCCTCGACGCCCTCAACGACATCGGCCGCCCGCGTGCCGTGCGCCTCGCCGCCCTCGTCGACCGGGGCCACCGCGAGCTGCCCATCCGGGCCGACTTCGTCGGCAAGAACCTGCCCACCGCCACGAGCGAGCGCATCAATGTGCGCCTCGTCGAGGTCGACGGCATCGACGAGATCACCATCGACGACGGGAGCGACGCGTGA
- a CDS encoding mismatch-specific DNA-glycosylase: MGYSAEEIAALYGRTLPDTVGPMVKLLFVGINPGLHTVAVQAPFALRGNRFYPALYRAGITDRVIDASAGLSDDDRRHLYDRGVGITSLVAAATRRADELTTEQLREGAVLLEARVAELQPRVVAMLGVTAYRVAFDRRKTAVGPQHDTLGGARLWVVPNPSGLNAHETAASLGAAYREAAVAAGVEVYDVPAMLG; encoded by the coding sequence ATGGGCTATTCGGCGGAAGAAATCGCCGCCCTCTACGGCCGCACGCTTCCCGACACCGTCGGCCCGATGGTCAAGTTGCTCTTCGTCGGCATCAACCCCGGGCTGCACACCGTCGCCGTCCAGGCGCCGTTCGCCCTGCGCGGCAACCGGTTCTACCCGGCGCTGTACCGCGCCGGCATCACCGACCGGGTGATCGACGCGTCGGCGGGGCTGAGCGACGACGACCGTCGGCACCTCTACGACCGGGGCGTGGGCATCACCAGCTTGGTCGCTGCGGCGACGCGGCGCGCGGACGAGCTGACCACGGAGCAACTGCGCGAGGGCGCCGTGCTGCTCGAGGCCCGGGTCGCCGAACTCCAGCCGAGGGTCGTCGCCATGCTCGGCGTCACCGCCTACCGGGTCGCGTTCGACCGGAGGAAGACCGCCGTGGGGCCGCAGCACGACACCCTCGGCGGAGCCCGGCTCTGGGTGGTTCCCAACCCGAGCGGGCTGAACGCGCACGAGACGGCCGCGTCCCTCGGAGCCGCCTACCGGGAAGCGGCCGTCGCGGCGGGCGTCGAGGTGTACGACGTACCCGCTATGCTGGGGTGA
- a CDS encoding endonuclease/exonuclease/phosphatase family protein, giving the protein MTDIAFIGHVPPPALHVMTYNIRRRMTRLPPRSRDNWSRRKHLLARVLRVEQPALLGVQEALLDQARFVGEALGPDYRRIGYGRNPNTTGEGCPVFYDSRRLDLLGWRQFALSATPDVPGSRGWGNRVPRLVVAAEFRDRATGIAFRSFNTHFDHQSSAARLQSAKQLTRLIAQGSGPVILTGDANAGIHSAPYRQLTHEAGLVDAWLMPQRRLSEDWTTFSNYRPPKVGGKRIDWLLVGGGVEVTAMGINAVRFDGAAPSDHEPVQAVLRLG; this is encoded by the coding sequence ATGACGGACATCGCGTTCATCGGCCACGTGCCACCGCCCGCCCTGCACGTCATGACCTACAACATCAGACGACGGATGACGCGGCTCCCGCCCCGCAGCCGGGACAACTGGTCCCGCCGCAAGCACCTCCTCGCCCGCGTGCTCCGTGTCGAACAACCCGCGCTGCTCGGTGTGCAGGAGGCGTTGCTCGACCAGGCGCGGTTCGTCGGCGAAGCCCTCGGCCCCGACTACCGGCGCATCGGCTACGGCCGCAACCCCAACACGACCGGCGAGGGGTGCCCGGTCTTCTACGACTCGCGCCGGCTCGACCTGCTCGGCTGGCGGCAGTTCGCGCTGTCCGCGACGCCCGACGTCCCCGGTTCCCGCGGGTGGGGCAACCGCGTGCCGAGGCTCGTGGTCGCGGCCGAGTTCCGCGACCGTGCCACGGGCATCGCCTTCCGCTCGTTCAACACGCACTTCGACCACCAGTCCAGCGCGGCCCGGCTGCAGTCGGCCAAGCAGCTCACCCGGTTGATAGCGCAGGGGAGCGGTCCGGTGATCCTCACGGGCGACGCCAACGCGGGCATCCACTCTGCCCCGTACCGCCAACTCACCCACGAAGCGGGCCTCGTCGACGCTTGGCTGATGCCGCAGCGCCGGCTGTCGGAGGACTGGACCACCTTCTCGAACTACCGGCCGCCGAAGGTCGGCGGCAAGCGCATCGACTGGCTGCTCGTCGGGGGAGGCGTCGAGGTGACGGCGATGGGCATCAACGCCGTGCGCTTCGACGGCGCCGCACCCTCCGACCACGAGCCGGTACAGGCCGTGCTGAGGCTCGGCTGA